In Streptomyces sp. TS71-3, the following proteins share a genomic window:
- a CDS encoding endonuclease V produces MAEASLVPVPAGWPGTEEHARAVQEDLRARVVVDEPGPPPGTGRVTGVDVAYDDERDVVAAAAVVLDAATLDVLEEATAASRVAFPYVPGLLAFRELPAVLAALESLAGDPGLVVCDGYGRAHPRRFGLASHLGVLTGLPTVGVAKNPFTFTYADPPPARGSVSPLLDEGETVGRALRTQESVKPVFVSVGHRVDLDTACAHTLALAPRFRLPETTRRADALCRRALRAATS; encoded by the coding sequence ATGGCCGAAGCGAGTCTCGTACCCGTCCCCGCCGGCTGGCCCGGCACGGAGGAGCACGCCAGGGCCGTCCAGGAGGATCTGCGCGCCCGGGTGGTGGTCGACGAGCCGGGCCCGCCGCCCGGCACCGGCCGGGTGACCGGCGTCGACGTCGCGTACGACGACGAGCGGGACGTCGTCGCGGCGGCGGCCGTGGTCCTCGACGCCGCCACGCTCGACGTCCTGGAGGAGGCCACGGCGGCGAGCCGCGTCGCCTTCCCGTACGTCCCCGGGCTGCTGGCCTTCCGCGAACTGCCCGCCGTGCTCGCCGCCCTGGAATCGCTCGCCGGCGACCCCGGGCTCGTGGTCTGCGACGGCTACGGCAGGGCCCACCCGCGCCGCTTCGGACTCGCCAGCCACCTCGGGGTGCTCACCGGGCTGCCCACCGTCGGCGTCGCCAAGAACCCGTTCACCTTCACGTACGCCGATCCGCCCCCCGCCCGGGGCTCGGTCTCGCCGCTGCTGGACGAGGGGGAGACGGTCGGCCGCGCGCTGCGCACCCAGGAGAGCGTCAAGCCCGTCTTCGTCTCGGTCGGGCACCGCGTGGACCTGGACACCGCCTGCGCCCACACGCTCGCACTCGCGCCCCGCTTCCGGCTCCCCGAGACCACCCGGCGCGCCGACGCCCTCTGCCGCCGCGCACTGCGCGCGGCCACGTCCTAG